Genomic segment of Streptomyces sp. NA02950:
CGCACGGGCACTCGGGCCCCTCGGGGCGTACCGGCACATGGCCCAGCTCGCCCGCGAAACCGTGTGTGCCGCGGAGCAGTTGTCCGTCGAGCACCACCGCGGCACCGATGCCGATCTCGGCCGAGACATGGACGAAGTCACGGGGCACCGGGTCGTGGCCGCCGCGCCACAGCTCGGCGAGCGCGCCCACGTTGGCCTCGTTGCCGACGGTCAGGGGGAGGCCGGGCAGCTCGGCGCGGAGTCCCGGGCCGATGTCCACGCCCTCCCAGCCGAGGTTGGGGGCGCGGACGACGAGGGACGACTCACGGGCCACCAGACCGGGCACCGCCACGGTCAGCCCCACCGGCCGCAGCCCCGCGCCCTCCGCGTCGGCTGCCACCTGCCGTACCAGGTCGGCCAGTTGGCCGAGGACGGGTTCCGGGGCGCGGTCCCGGTTCGCCGCGGCGATCTCCGTCCGGGCCCGTATCCGCCCGCGCAGGTCCACCGCGCAGACCGCCAGCCGGTCCACCCCGATCTCCGCGCCGAGTCCGGCCGGACCGCGCTCGTTCAGCTGGAGCGCGCTGCCGGGGCGGCCGACCGTACCGGGCCAGGAGGGGCCCAGTTCGACCAGCTGCCCGTCCCTGATCAGCTCGTCGACGAGGGTCGAGACCGCGGCCCGGGTCAGCCCGACCTCACCGGCGACGGCCGCGCGGGACAGCGGGCCCCGCGCGGCCACGGTGTGCAGGACGAGGGACAGATTGCGCCGGCGCATCGCCTGTTGGGTGTGGGGCAGTGGCGGTGCCACCGTCGTGGTCTCCTCTCTCGTGGTGCGTCAGGTCCGGTGGAGCAGACCGTCGGCGTCGGACAGCACCCCCGCGACACGCTCCAGCGTCGCTTCGTCGCGCGGCACCGCATCGTAGGACGGCCCCTGTGCCGTCGCCCAGCGCCGGGCCACCGCCGCCGGGTCCTCCCCCAGCAGCAGCCCGGCGGCCTGGGCCGCGGCGCCGAGGGCGACCAACTCCTGGGCGCGCGGCACCTGCACGGGACGGCCGCTCAGCCTCCGCACCGTCTCCCGCCATGCCGTGCCCTTGGCGCCGCCGCCGATGAGCAGCAGCGGCGCATCGGACGAGTTCTCGCCGTACAGCACCCGGTCCAGCGCGGTGAGCAGGGCGAACACGGCGCCGTCATAGGCGGCTTGGAGCACCTGGCCGGGCGTCGTGTCATGGCGCAGCCCGTGCAGCAGACCGGACGCCCGCGGCAGATGCGGGGTGCGCTCGCCGTCCAGGAAGGGGAGCAGTACGGCCGAGCCGCCCGGCTCCACCGCCTCCCGCTCCCGGCCGAGCAGCGCCGCGATCCGGTCCACCGCCAGTGTGCAGTTGAGGGTGCAGGCGAGCGGCAGCCAGGCGTCACGGGCGTCGGCGAACCCCGCGACCACCCCGGTGGGGTCGGCGGGCCGGTGCGCCGAGACCGCGTACACGGTGCCGGAAGTCCCCAGGCTCAGCACCGGCTGCCCCGGGCGCAGCCCGAGTCCGAGGGCGGCGGCCATGTTGTCGCCCGTGCCGGTGGCCACCAGGGCGCCGCTGGGGAGGGAGAGGTCCGGGAGGTCCCGTACGGTCCCGGCGGCCTCGCCGTGGCGCAGTACCCGCGGCAGCAGCTCCGGCGACAGCCCCGCCCGCTCGAGAATGTCCTCGTCGTACGCCTCGGTCGCCGACGCCCACCAGCCGGTGCCCGAGGCATCCCCGCGGTCGGTCGCGCCGTGACCGGTCAGCCGCTCGGTGAGGTAGTCGTGGGGGAGGCGTACGGCCGCGGTGGCACGCGCCGCCTCCGGTTCGTTCTCCCTGAGCCAGGCCCACTTGGTGACGGTGAACGCGGGCGCGGGCACACTGCCGATCCGCTCCGCCCACGCCTTCGGACCGCCCAGCTCCGCCACCAGCCGGTCGCGCTGCGGGGCCGAGCGCACGTCGTTCCACAGCAGCGCGGGCCGCACCGAACGGCCGGAGGCGTCCAGGGTGACCAGACCGTGCTGCTGGCCGCCGACGGAGACCGCGGCCGCCTCGTGGGCGGGGGCCCCGCACTGGCGCAGCGCTTCGGCCAGCGCCTCCCACCACTGCTCCGGCACGGACTCCTTGCCGGTGCCGTCGGTGCCGCCGGTGACGGTGTGCGGGGCCTGTCCGCGTGCGACGACCCGCCCCGTCGCGGAGTCGACGACCAGTGCCTTGGTCGACTGCGTGGAGCTGTCCACGCCGACGACCAGCGGTCCTTCCGGCACGGGCACGGCTGCTGCCATCTCGGGCCCTCCCTTGCGTCCCAGGTGTGCGGGGCTTATGGGTGTGTGGTGTGTGAGGGGGTGCGGTGTGCGGCTGTCGGGGCTTCCCCGGAATGCTTGCGCATACTAATTTGTAAAGCGCCATGACGAAATAGGCGAGGGAGCCGCGATGAGCTACATCCCCACCCCCGAGGACAGGTTCACCTTCGGCCTCTGGACCGTCGGCTGGCAGGGCCGGGACCCGTTCGGCGACGCCACCCGCCCGGTGCTCGACCCCGTTGGGGCGGTGACCCGGCTCGCCGAACTCGGCGCCTGGGGCGTCACGTTCCACGACGACGACCTGATCCCCCACGGCGCGCCGGAGGCCGAGCGCGAAGCCCGCGTCAAACGCTTCCGGCAGGCCCTGGAGGCCACCGGTATGACCGTGCCCATGGCCACCACCAACCTCTTCACCCATCCGGTCTTCAAGGACGGCGCCTTCACCGCCAACGATCGGGACGTACGCCGGTACGCCCTGCGCAAGACTTTCCGCAACATCGACCTCGCCGTCGAGCTGGGCGCCACGACCTATGTTGCCTGGGGCGGGCGCGAGGGCGCGGAGTCCGGCGCCGCCAAGGACGTACGCGCCGCGCTGGACCGGATGAAGGAGGCGTTCGACCTGCTCGGCGCGTATGTCACCGAGCAGGGCTACGATCTGCGTTTCGCCATCGAGCCCAAGCCGAACGAGCCGCGCGGCGACATCCTGCTGCCGACCGTCGGCCACGCCCTGGCCTTCATCGAGAGGCTGGAGCGGCCGGGGCTGTTCGGGGTGAACCCGGAGGTCGGCCACGAGCAGATGGCCGGGCTGAACTTCCCGCACGGCATCGCCCAGGCCCTGTGGGCGGACAAGCTCTTCCACATCGACCTCAACGGCCAGTCGGGCATCAAGTACGACCAGGACCTGCGCTTCGGCGCGGGCGATCTGCGGGCGGCCTTCTGGCTCGTCGACCTCCTGGAGACGGCCGGATACCGGGGCCCGCGCCACTTCGACTTCAAGCCGCCGCGCACCGAGGACATCGAGGGCGTCTGGGCCTCCGCCGCCGGGTGCATGCGGAACTACCTGATCCTGAAGGAGCGGGCCGCGGCCTTCCGCGCCGACCCCGAGGTCCAGCAGGCGCTGCGCGCCTCCCGCCTGGACCAGCTGTCCCGGCCCACCCTCGACGCGGGCGAGACCCCGGCAGCCCTGCTCACGGACCGTTCCGCCTTCGAGGAGTTCGACCTCGAGGCGGCCGCCTCACGTGGTATGGCCTTCGAACGCCTCGACCAGCTGGCCATGGACCACCTGTTGGGGGCACGCGGCTGAGGGGCTCCTGCGGCCCGTAGCGGCCGGGCGGCCGGGATACGACCGCGGCCCGTGGGACAGCGCACCGACGGGCCGCTGGTCGACCCGCGGGACGGGCGTGGTGCTCCCGGCCACGGGACCGCTGCCCGGCCCGCCTGGCTGAGCCGAGGGGACGCGAGGGGTATCGCGGTGTGCGGCGTCTGCCGCCGCGTGCGGCAGGGCGGCCGTACGCGCCCGCGCCTGGCCTTGGCCTCGGGCTGTCGGGGCGTGGCCGGTGCGCGAGGCGTCCCCCGGGGCGGCGCACCGACCGGCTGCCGGTGCCGGGCGGCTGCCACCCGCGGCACGGCGCGTCACCGGCGGGACGCCGACCACCCGGTGGTTTCCGGCACACGGCGGAACCGCGTGCCCCGGGTGGTGGCCCCCGGACGAGGGCCACCACCCGGGGTCGGCCGGGTGCCGCGTCCTCAGCCGGACGACTCCAAGGCCGCCAGGGCCGCCGCCGGGTCGTCGGCGGCGGACCCGGCCGGCCACCAGCGGCCCCGCTCCTTGCGGTACGGCCACCAGCGGCCGTCGTGCCCCAGGCGCACCTGGGTGTCGGACCCCACCACCGTCCACCGGTTGCCCGCCATCCGCAGCCGCGGCGCCCGCTCGCCGTCCTCCCACGCGGCGGAGAGGCGGGCGCGGGCACGGGCCAGCGCCTCCGCGTCCGGGGTCCACTCCTCCTCCAGGACGGCGAGGGCGGCGGGTCCGCCGTGCCCCCACGCCCTGACCGCGCGCGCCAGTTCGGCGCGTTCGCGGCCGCAGCCCGCCGCGAGCCGCCCCGCGACCTCCTCCGGAGGCCCGGCCGCCGACAGCCGCACCGTGTCCTGCCACACCGTGAGCGTGTCCGGGACCGCCGGGGTGACCGGTGCGGTCGCGTGGCCGGGGGACAGCACCTCGGCCAACAGCCGCTGGGCGCGTACGGCCGCGTCCGCGGCGAGGAACTCCAGCGCCGCCACATCCAGCCCCGGTGCCGGTTCCGCGCCACCGGCCAGCGCCGGTGGCCGGCCCGGTGAGGTCACCGGCGGCGGGGGCACGGGCAGCGCGACAGGGCCGGGCGCGGCGAATGCCTCCCGGGCCGGGACGCCCGCCGGGGCGGGTACCGGCTCCGGCCCCGCCGTGGCGTACTCGCCCGACGCCTGCCGGGCGGCCCGCGCCACGCTGCGCACCTGGAGTTCGTCCAGCAGTTCCCGTTCCCCACGCCCGCGCATCAGCAGCAGCACGAACGGGTCCTCGTCCAGCAGCCGGGCCAGTTGGTAGCAGAGCGCGGCGGTGTGCGGGCAGTGGTCCCA
This window contains:
- a CDS encoding ROK family transcriptional regulator — encoded protein: MAPPLPHTQQAMRRRNLSLVLHTVAARGPLSRAAVAGEVGLTRAAVSTLVDELIRDGQLVELGPSWPGTVGRPGSALQLNERGPAGLGAEIGVDRLAVCAVDLRGRIRARTEIAAANRDRAPEPVLGQLADLVRQVAADAEGAGLRPVGLTVAVPGLVARESSLVVRAPNLGWEGVDIGPGLRAELPGLPLTVGNEANVGALAELWRGGHDPVPRDFVHVSAEIGIGAAVVLDGQLLRGTHGFAGELGHVPVRPEGPECPCGGRGCLERYAGEEAVLRASGLSPEQADAEHPGPGGRIALLAVRAAAGDRRVRRALREAGAALGIALAGTVNLLDPQKVVLGGALTPLAPWLLPALEKELGRRVADPARPGREMVTVSLLGAEGPLLGAAHSVVQAVLDDPSAFKAP
- the xylB gene encoding xylulokinase, producing MAAAVPVPEGPLVVGVDSSTQSTKALVVDSATGRVVARGQAPHTVTGGTDGTGKESVPEQWWEALAEALRQCGAPAHEAAAVSVGGQQHGLVTLDASGRSVRPALLWNDVRSAPQRDRLVAELGGPKAWAERIGSVPAPAFTVTKWAWLRENEPEAARATAAVRLPHDYLTERLTGHGATDRGDASGTGWWASATEAYDEDILERAGLSPELLPRVLRHGEAAGTVRDLPDLSLPSGALVATGTGDNMAAALGLGLRPGQPVLSLGTSGTVYAVSAHRPADPTGVVAGFADARDAWLPLACTLNCTLAVDRIAALLGREREAVEPGGSAVLLPFLDGERTPHLPRASGLLHGLRHDTTPGQVLQAAYDGAVFALLTALDRVLYGENSSDAPLLLIGGGAKGTAWRETVRRLSGRPVQVPRAQELVALGAAAQAAGLLLGEDPAAVARRWATAQGPSYDAVPRDEATLERVAGVLSDADGLLHRT
- the xylA gene encoding xylose isomerase, whose translation is MSYIPTPEDRFTFGLWTVGWQGRDPFGDATRPVLDPVGAVTRLAELGAWGVTFHDDDLIPHGAPEAEREARVKRFRQALEATGMTVPMATTNLFTHPVFKDGAFTANDRDVRRYALRKTFRNIDLAVELGATTYVAWGGREGAESGAAKDVRAALDRMKEAFDLLGAYVTEQGYDLRFAIEPKPNEPRGDILLPTVGHALAFIERLERPGLFGVNPEVGHEQMAGLNFPHGIAQALWADKLFHIDLNGQSGIKYDQDLRFGAGDLRAAFWLVDLLETAGYRGPRHFDFKPPRTEDIEGVWASAAGCMRNYLILKERAAAFRADPEVQQALRASRLDQLSRPTLDAGETPAALLTDRSAFEEFDLEAAASRGMAFERLDQLAMDHLLGARG
- a CDS encoding SWF or SNF family helicase — encoded protein: MSHDRNAGAVPRPERVFDALPPARGRGFARTWWGQAWLKALEDTALDGEQLRSGRKHAREGAVGAVSVRPGRITAVVRDRDRTPYRSDVLLQELSEDAWDRLLEVVADRSGHIAALLDRDMPPQLVEDAAAAGVELLPGIGDLEPECACEAWDHCPHTAALCYQLARLLDEDPFVLLLMRGRGERELLDELQVRSVARAARQASGEYATAGPEPVPAPAGVPAREAFAAPGPVALPVPPPPVTSPGRPPALAGGAEPAPGLDVAALEFLAADAAVRAQRLLAEVLSPGHATAPVTPAVPDTLTVWQDTVRLSAAGPPEEVAGRLAAGCGRERAELARAVRAWGHGGPAALAVLEEEWTPDAEALARARARLSAAWEDGERAPRLRMAGNRWTVVGSDTQVRLGHDGRWWPYRKERGRWWPAGSAADDPAAALAALESSG